In Sebastes fasciatus isolate fSebFas1 chromosome 8, fSebFas1.pri, whole genome shotgun sequence, the DNA window CAACTGACTGCTTATAAATAGTGAAGATGTAATTTACCTTAAACAAGAATGAGCATTTTAAGTTGAGTGTATTTGAAATAAAGAGACTTTTAGATAGTAGTAGTTGTGTGTCTCCAGCAGGGAGAGAAGACAGGGAGGGAGTGGACAAAGGAAGTAAAGGAGGAGTTTTATCTGATCAggagaagtgaaagtgaaattacTGTCTCGGGTATTTAAAGAGGAAGTTTGGACTGTCGGAGCTGTTGGCAGACGGGACTACAGAGGAGGACTCGCTGCTCTGACATGTTGGTGAGCTGGAACACTTTTAGACACTATTAATCAAACCTTTATCATCATGTGAAGAATTCATACTGGTGTCTTTTTTGTACTTTCACTTTGCTTTCATTCTACTGGCTTCAAGTGCCAAGTCCTCATTccacctctctctttctcctgatTTGACTTCTTAAACTTTGTCCTCACATTGTTCTCATAAAATTCCAGTCTTACAGCTTGTTAAACTGTTTGTGGTTGTTCGATCATTCCTCTCATTGTTGGAAAAAGTCCTCAGGCCTTAATTATTAAGGGTTGAATTACAGGTGACAAACTGAAAGTGTTTCTCTTTTTTCACAAACTGTCTCTTTTCTTTCAATGTTTAGTTGTaatttttaagttttgtttttgagGACATGAGGAATTAATacagctttaaaacagagtCTAAAAGCTATTTTTAGCTCCACAGGAAACTTTTATGATGTAAATGtcttccttcattttttttttcagctctcCCCTCCTTCCTTTTTTATCAGCTCTTCCTTGTCGGGCTGACCTCGTGTCCCTTCTTGCTTGCTATCTTTGTCTTTCTGGCACTCAatagatgacacacacacaacaggttTTTCAAGATGGTACAAAGATACAAAGTACTGTAAGTGATAGGTCAACACTCCCTGCTTCAATATTTTATGGACAGACTTGGAGAAAATGTAGTGAAGCTTTAATGTCTGCATTTCAAAAGTGGACATGAattctttttagtttttaaaaatgtaggcTTTCTAAAATTTTCAAGAGCCACTTTTCATTTCAAATGTAACCAGTACTTCCTTGAAGATTAACCAAATCTTTATTCTAAGCTTTTAGATACAAAATTTTAAATATGGTCTGACCAGCAaacaagaaaacatatttacagtTTCTGTATTCATActttaaatacagaaaatagACTTTAATACCTCTTGGATGGAGGTCTTTTAGTTTAATATGCGTCGAATTTACTTACAATTGTACTGCAAAAACACCAGATCAAAAAATAGGctcttaaaaatgtattataatataaaattatttaaaaatgtgcataaaaaatttaaaacaaattgaGCAATAATTTGATATTTTCTCAGGTTTTGTGAATCCCGGGTCTTTAGAGCCGTTATACACAGTAATTGCTTTAATACTTTTACAACATTGATTTAGGTTTGATCAtaagcatcttttttttttctttcagttaTCATAATCAGGCAGCTGTTTGGTGTTCACAAGGTGCTTTGTCTTGTTTTCAGTGATTTCTTTGGGCAGAAACTAACCGCTTGTGACATTgcgatttttttattttgtttttattagcctactttcattttattgtgttttcagcTCTGGACTGAACATCATCACATTATGATTCTGTGGTTTCACTCAGGAGTGACTTTTAAACCACTGAGAGTTACAGCTGAGTGCATGGATGACTTTTAATGGTCGTCTAGTTTTATGTTACACCACAATCAAGTGAACTTTGATAACTTTTTTCAGCAGCTGCAGAAACTGTAATATTGAGTAAAAATGAAGGTTAAAGTTCAATAAAACAGCTGAAAAGTGACAAATTTataaactaaacttaaagaacGAATGAACAAACCATTAGCTTATCAACTGAGCATtatgtatatacacagtataatgCTAAGCTGAAAAGCTAATGCTTCTTGTACATACATTAACTCAAGTAGAAGGATTTTCCATCCAATACAAAAGTAATTCAAACCACAGCTAACAGAGCCGTTAGCTGTGGTTAAACTGTGAATGATTACGGATCGTTTGAAGCGAGGTTATATCAGCGTGAAAAACCACAGAGGGCAAAACAAAGTCAGCCAGAGGAAGCTGATAATGTCTTACAATTATTGAACTGAACAAAGCTAAAGTTAAGCTGTgctgaaaggaggagagaggcatTTGTGTGCATTTTAACTGTGGCTTATGGGGAGTcaccaaaaacaaatgtaagaTATGGCTGCATAAAATTGGATTTAAAGGGCCAGActacccaaattacaaaaatacagtGAACTGTCCATTCAAGAACCAACATTACAACATTTTGGCTGTttggtttcaaaataaaagtagcaGTATACAAAGTAAGACGCTGTCCTAACTAACAGAACTGATTGTAAAAGTCTGACTCATGAAATATAAAGTCACctgttaatcacattttttcttttcttttagctGCGTAAACCGGACCAGACCTGAACCCGGACCTGAGCCCGGACCTGAAGCTTATGTTGGTGGGTGGGATTGTAACGGAACCCATAATGCAGCTGTGATTCTGAGCTCCAGCTGGTTATGAGGTCCGTTTCCATCCCACAGCGCACAGGACATCCTGAGCAGACGGGACAAGATGATACTTGAACATCGCAAACCGTTTATCGTTTCAGATTACTCTGCATTCCTTCAAGTCAGCCTCTGATTCAAAATGGATTCATTTCAGTTTGAAAACTTTATTGTTGTAACACTGGTAACAGTAAAGAACAGTATAAAAGTATCTACAGTAAAAATACACATCCCAGCTGACTGAGCCACAAGTATAAAACCTATTTTAGTTTATACTCTCTGATTCAGAGGGTCCATTCAAAGGTGGAATAAGTTTCGTTTCTctcaaatgaaaaaataagGAAAGTGAAACTAACACCAGTAAGGCGttagtgtgtttagtgtgttgcCATCTCGAACAGGATGTTGGAGTTGGAGTTGGATGTAGAAGTGAAATGACGATGATTGATTTAGTTTCGTCTGATGCAGAAGGTGTTTTTCCTCAATGACACGTTTTCTCCCGGATTGCTGATAACCGTGAACGCAACCGGGAATTTCGTGTCAGCCAAGAATGACACCGAGAACCGCGACCCCGAGGGCGTACGGCACATCATTTTAGAGTCTCAAGTCTGTAAAAACGTACATCGTTTGTGTTCTCTGTATAGTGTTCTcataaatctcagatttttaaACCGTTACTGTGtatatctttttttcaatatcCATCACCGTACATTATTTATGAGCTGTGCTACAAATACACTTCCATTCATGAGTCTCTTCTACTACAGTGTTTCAGTGGTTAGCTTGCTCTGGTTCCTCTCCCTCTGGGAGCTCTGCTGGGTGACACGACTGAAACAGGATATATTATATCAATGTTTGACACGGCAACGCTTTCTCTAAATGCCAAATTTCATCAAAGTTACCAGTAACTGCTATCATTTACTGCACTGCGTCACACAGGATTTTGTGAGTGGACATGGGGCATGCTCCCCTGGAAGAAAatgttgtacattttaaagttaaatgcatcaatctggtgcaatTTTAGAGTAGAATTAAGAGGATCTATGAAGAtctttgtgctcttgtaaacaattttgtgctctagcagtggtggaatgtaactaagtcaatttactcaagtacggtacaattttgaggtacttttacttggttgagtttttccattttatgtaactattactattattactaaaaatattttcggttcattatgaaactgtggggGGACAAAATAGACTATGGCGGGCCTCTACAGTCTAGGTAATTAGTGGGAAACACTGTACCGCAGTCACACATTATAACAGCATCATGATcccaaatgaaagaaaatgctTAGTAAAGAGTTTCCTACAACAAAAGGCTGCAGCTGCCGGTGTTCAGTCCGACACCACATTACGTTTTGTGTGACTCATTTGTCTTCTCTCATGTAAACGGAAGGCTAAGTTCACACTGTAGGTGTTAATCCTCCAAACTCAGATTTTCAGATGACACAGATCTGATGTTCTGATTCACACATTCAGAGATTTTTAAAAACACGTTTTCAGTCAGTAGAGTCAGATAAATGTACATGTAACAATAATACATCTTTAAATGATTGGAAATGTTTTGATAGGCTCTACACGATTACGCATATATAGTATAAATTTAACAATTCATAGTCCAGCTAGCCAATTTAAATGgacttaatcattttaaaagtatAAGTAAAGTGCTAcagtccattattattattatgatgcaGCTTCATTGCTCCTGTCAAATTAGTGTTTTCGTTATTCTCCGTTTTCAGCACCACTGTGAGTTTACAATGGTattgttaaagggttaactaaaaagataaaaacaaagttatatgaGCAGCGAATCAGAACAGAGCATGAAGGCCTGCAGTGGGAACATGTCCTGTTTTTAACCTGGATTAGGTTAAAAGGCAAGATTATCTCACTTTTCCGTACATTGTTGAAAAATACAGTGAAAATAAAGGAATTAGGCACAAGTCAGCTGGTGGAAGAGAGAAACAAGAGGTGTTCCCTACACCTGAATAACCCTGTCGCACGCCGTCGTCACTCACGCAGGAAGTGTCAGTCAGTGACCCGAAGGTTCTGAAGGTGAAGGAAACCTAGACATTATCCTGTCCACGAGTTCGACGTGTCTCTCGTGGTTTTCTCGGCTGATCCTTTCGTGCATGTTCGCCAGCTGACTCATTAGATTGTTCTGCATTTCCTTCTCGTGGTCCATCAACCTCTGTAGCCGGATGTCCTCCTGCGCCTGCATGGCAGCGTCCATCTCTCGGAGCTGGTTGACCGTCGCCGACACTAACGTAGAGACTTGCTCCATCACCGTCGTTTTCCTTTTCTTCGCTGGAGTCGTGTACGCTAGAAAACAAAAGAGACAGTCagtgacacatttattttattgtttgttccGTCTCTGTGCTTCAACACACTGGActtgaaataaaacaatgacTATGAGGTTAAAGTGCTGACTTTCAGCTGTAAGGGTGTCCACATCCATTAAACATTACAGTTATATCTTGCTTTCAAATCCAGTGTGCTGGAGTAGAGCCAACACCAGCATTAACAAGGCCTTCACACTCCGAACAGAACATGGTTTATGCACAATAATGTGATGcatatttaaatacattttcaggtTTGTGAGGGCTGACATGCTTCTGTCCATCGGCTTCCCCACTGAGAGAGCTGTGATTAAAACTGGGTAAAAACAGACACTTCACCTTAAGAGGACAAATGGTTTTATTAAGTTGGGGGTTGTTTTAAGATGAAACAGGACCAAATGATTACTAGCTCACATATTTAAAAAggacagtttgtgtgttttgaagtggggttgtatgaggtacttttccatagtcagtgtattacctacagtagatgacagtcggcacgcctccagtttggagaaacagacaggagttactgcacggatgcaaagtaatgtactgctgtggacgaggccggcagcaaaacgtattttagccacctaaaagaaagacccacctaaaaaaagaaaagaaaaatcaatatccgtttcAGTGTACGCTACATTAAGAATGTTTTCGTAGTTTTACCTTTGCCGTTAGGcggctatacagtctatgtttccgacgggtAGCTGAAGCCGTTTATCTATTCTCTCGCTGAAGcagccagactccattgaaaaaagcAGTCATTTTTAtactgtccacagcagtacattgctttgcttccatgcagTAACTCCAGTCTGTTtatccaaactgggggcgtggcgaccgtcatctactgtaggtaatacactgactatggataagtacctcacacaaccccacttcaaaacacctgaactatccctttaagactaACTGTGTACACAAAGTAAGGAAGCATTCGCAGCTTTGCCTCATCAAAGACAGGAGAAATGTCGCTGTTCATCATCATGACTTATGAGAATTTGGGCAAAACAAAGAGATAAATAACAGAATATAACACAAGAATTTTTGAAGGGTAGAAGGACTAACTTTACATGACTTTAAGGAGGCATGGCAATAAATGCTTCCTTATTCTGTGGCGTTTGTGGCAGCAGTGCAGTTTCAGAGGGTTTTAAACCTTAAATAAGTGGGCTATTTGTCTGACTCCATGTGAGAAGACTTAAAGCCCATTTCCCACTGAACAACAAAacacatctggcttttgtctttagtgggGAAGGTTACAATCTGCATTCATTCCCGGGAGAAATGATTCTGCAGTAGTCACGGATATCTATCGGCTCCAGCTGCaatcggcagtgatggaaacatgacacccagGTGGACACGCCACTTTCCGCCCCCTTTCCGGTGCTTTCTTTGAGTTGGTTTTGGGTTTTGTGTACTTTGGTGTGTCCTGATGTGTCTGTTTTTGCCTTATTTTAGTCATAGCAGTGTGCAGTTTCCCCAGACAGAAAGACCGTAGGACTCCACACAtgcatattttttgttttgcttttatgtaagtatgtaataataaagtataaatccccaaatagcccgtGAAATAAGGAATCCcacattattaatattcaacattaattattattagttattctcagctggatatcgcagtttgttgtgtgtagaggtgcgtgtgtgcgGCAGCAGCACTGAAACAGGGcagatagagacagacagacagaagaacatgtcatcCTTCTGCGGCGCGAAGattcgaatacctttgaatatttctcaccgaagctttgaagcccaaaaagtggtattcgggacagccctagctGACACAGTTCATACAAGTGCATGAAGACACTTTGGAAAGGTGTCCCTAGAACTTTTGATCTGGTTATAAGTTAGTAAAACACCGGGGTCAATAATCTCACTATCTGACAAATCTCATGGAataatttctttgttttatatgcaaagagataaaaaaaaaaacattaagctAAATGCCAAATATGTCTATCTAGCAATAGATCGATATGGGTCGTGTCTCTTAGGGAGCCCACAAACCGCAAagtctgatctgagatctgcaaaaaagTATCgtaagactcgctgcccgacgccctatcctaacctcaactattcgaggtcaatgccgaaCTTTAAcaattcaagatcaatgccttaccataacagtctcgcgagagtttccccagtttgcagGCTCCATTCTAACcactgtaaagaaaaaggtaacgccTGCACTCGCCTGCCATATGAAAACTGACTGCACTACCTGCAACCACCTCTCCTAACCACTGGTGCCCTTTCAAttttaaacttactttacactacatcccatataccattttatagactgcacatattacatctatttattgtacactacaGACGGtacactatgtccattcactatgtccattcactatgaatattcactatgtccattcactatgaatattcactatgtccattcactatgaaTATTCACTATGaatattcactatgtccattcactatgaatattcactatgtccattcactatgtccattcactatgaatattcactatgtccattcactatgaatattcactatgtccattcactatgaaTATTCACTATGaatattcactatgtccattcactatgaatattcactatgtccattcactatgtccattcactatgaatattcactatgtccattcactatgaatattcactatgtccattcactatgaaTATTCACTATGaatattcactatgtccattcactatgaatattcactatgtccattcactatgtccattcactatgaatattcactatgtccattcactatgaatattcactatgtccattcactatgaatattcactatgtccattcactatgtccattcactatgaatattctgtatttctatttattgatccatctattgttttataatctttttgtacacctgtacctctgtatctgcactttgctgctttgacacctgactTTCCgcccggggattaataaaggttcatcttatcatAAAACTAGCTATAGTTCTTTGAATGTCTAGTTACATATAATTTGTGTGAGGCTAACTGAAATGGGTTTAATAAGGTATCTAACCACGACCCTTTGTGTTGTCTGGGACCTCAGGACcctgcaggtcatccaggtaaCTTATCTCAACAGAGTAACCATAGAAACACTTACTGGTGGTGATGGGCTGCAGCTGTTCTGATGGGCTGTACTGGTTCTCCTCGTCCTCCCCCTCCATCGGACCCAGATGTTTGTTGAGTTCCCGGTCGTCCACTTCGTCCCACAGCCCGACCACCACCTCATGATGCTCCTCGCTGCTGAtgagaggcggaggaggaggcggtggaGGCGGAGGAGACAGCGGCGGCTGATGCAGCagcagtggaggaggagagggactCCGGTGCCGTTTCACCGGGTTCACCGAGTTCCCGGGTAGGTAGGGATCCCCGAAGATCCGGTGGCACTGCTCGTAGAACTGCCAGTCGACGCGGTCGCTGCCGCAGCGggtcttctgctgctggtaCTTGATGTACTGCTTCCTCAGAGCCTTCAGCTTGCTGATCACCTGCATGTGAGACCGGTACACTCCTCTCTCCGCCAGCTGTTTGGTCATCCGGCTGTAAACCACCGAGTCCTTCACGGTGCCGGTGATCTGGTTCCGGATCGACTCAGAGCCGCGGATCGTCAACAGCTCTTTGATTTCGTTCTCCTGCCAGTTGTGCATCTTCTCGGTTAGTATAATGTGTGAGAGGAGGTGTTGAACTTATTATAAACACCTCCCTTGTTTATTTGCGCCCTAAACGTCACATTTCCGCGCCGGAAGaagatttctctttttttttcagtctttattgaaaaaaaacaacgttgAAATATATCAACAGAGAAACAAGaatattcatttaaataaagataataataagttataatatatatacaaaataaataacatttttttgtgtttataaGTTTGAGAGCCTTCATATATTCTTTAAATTAAAATCCAGTGAAATTGTGGATACATAAATAGTTAATGACACTATATTTCTGTTACcccataaatatataattacaaATAAAATCAAGGAGTTTCTATTTAAGATTGTACACAGGTAATTGTGAAGGGGAGACTATTGAACATGtgtttgtagattgttttcatgtCATTTCTTTTTGGTTTCATTTGCAGAGGAATCTGTAATTTCAAAAAGGATATCATACTAACACagattgagatattactcactGTCAGCAATCACAGTTTTTCGGCAGATgagatttacataattaatttgattattatcctagctaaatattatatacataaaatgAAATGCCTTAAAAGACTaccctccttttttatttttaaagatactgattttaaaacatatttgactatgattgaaaacttaaaaaatctaaattgacCAGATTGTCCAATTGTTTAGCAGACCCCGAATGTTTTtggtttatttagtttttttttttatttagtctttttttattcatcttttcctttccttgcagtttatttgttgtatattttatattttttttatactgaaAGGTATTTTTGCAGAACTATAATGAAGCATATGAACATGTGGATATattgtattgaacttttgaaataaaatattataaaaaaaaaaaagattgaacaGACTTGGTCCAACACGAAATTCACCTCGGAAGAAACacttgtatattttatatatatatttgtttaaactGTAAGGTATTTTTGCAGAACTGTAATGAAGCATATGGACATGTGAATATattgtattgaacttttgaaataaaatataataaaaaaaatgtattccaaTTGTTTAGCAGACCCcgaatgtgttttgtttatttttcatcttttccttacagtttatttgttgtatattttataattaatttttatactgtaaggTATTTTTTGCAGAACTGTAATGAAGCATCTGTACATGCGAATAATATTgtatttaactttttaaataaaatattataaaaaaaagattgcacAGACTGCCACAAACTAGATGACTAACTGATTAtacttacatttattttgtaattaaatTATGTACATGTTACACTCCAACCTTGTCCATTAGACACCTGCTTGCACTGGAAATAATCTCTAAACA includes these proteins:
- the LOC141773049 gene encoding uncharacterized protein LOC141773049 isoform X2, translated to MTKQLAERGVYRSHMQVISKLKALRKQYIKYQQQKTRCGSDRVDWQFYEQCHRIFGDPYLPGNSVNPVKRHRSPSPPPLLLHQPPLSPPPPPPPPPPLISSEEHHEVVVGLWDEVDDRELNKHLGPMEGEDEENQYSPSEQLQPITTTYTTPAKKRKTTVMEQVSTLVSATVNQLREMDAAMQAQEDIRLQRLMDHEKEMQNNLMSQLANMHERISRENHERHVELVDRIMSRFPSPSEPSGH
- the LOC141773049 gene encoding uncharacterized protein LOC141773049 isoform X1, with protein sequence MHNWQENEIKELLTIRGSESIRNQITGTVKDSVVYSRMTKQLAERGVYRSHMQVISKLKALRKQYIKYQQQKTRCGSDRVDWQFYEQCHRIFGDPYLPGNSVNPVKRHRSPSPPPLLLHQPPLSPPPPPPPPPPLISSEEHHEVVVGLWDEVDDRELNKHLGPMEGEDEENQYSPSEQLQPITTTYTTPAKKRKTTVMEQVSTLVSATVNQLREMDAAMQAQEDIRLQRLMDHEKEMQNNLMSQLANMHERISRENHERHVELVDRIMSRFPSPSEPSGH